From the Theobroma cacao cultivar B97-61/B2 chromosome 2, Criollo_cocoa_genome_V2, whole genome shotgun sequence genome, one window contains:
- the LOC18609494 gene encoding uncharacterized protein LOC18609494 isoform X2, translated as METLKSKCKPMDAEDCEQFTDVYWIKFRLISNARFAKRKLDEFVFLGNRLQVSYAPQFESLDDTEDKLEGRRKEVLARLNTPRSKGHPVHHLFPAGEAPSLAGSSQQIPKQINSGLRDVGDSEYKSHANIAPITRVSSDKDYFPSQSMNQTVKMVRDKLNKIQSSTEHLQAEPASKKTRVDNRRRI; from the exons ATGGAGACGTTGAAGAGTAA ATGTAAACCAATGGATGCAGAAGATTGTGAGCAATTCACTGATGTTTATTGGATCAAATTTCGACTCATCAGCAATGCCAG GTTTGCAAAGAGAAAATTGGATGAGTTTGTTTTCTTGGGGAACCGGTTGCAGGTCTCATATGCTCCTCAATTTGAGAGCCTTGATGACACTGAGGATAAGTTAGAAGGCAGAAGAAAGGAAGTCCTTGCAAGATTGAATA CTCCAAGATCTAAAGGGCATCCAGTTCATCACCTGTTCCCCGCCGGTGAGGCTCCATCGCTTGCTGGTTCATCTCAGCAGATTCCCAAGCAGATAAATTCAGGGCTGAG GGATGTTGGAGATTCAGAGTACAAGTCTCACGCTAATATTGCTCCAATAACAAGAGTATCATCTGACAAG GATTACTTCCCCTCACAGTCAATGAATCAGACAGTTAAAATGGTCAGGGACAAACTCAATAAG ATTCAATCAAGCACTGAGCATTTACAAGCTGAACCTGCATCCAAGAAAACAAGAGTGGACAATAGAAGAAGAATCTGA
- the LOC18609494 gene encoding RNA-binding protein 48 isoform X1, with product MPRYKDDTPAVRVYTVCDESRYLIVRNIPALGCGDELLKLFATYGDVEECKPMDAEDCEQFTDVYWIKFRLISNARFAKRKLDEFVFLGNRLQVSYAPQFESLDDTEDKLEGRRKEVLARLNTPRSKGHPVHHLFPAGEAPSLAGSSQQIPKQINSGLRDVGDSEYKSHANIAPITRVSSDKDYFPSQSMNQTVKMVRDKLNKIQSSTEHLQAEPASKKTRVDNRRRI from the exons atgCCTCGTTACAAGGACGATACCCCTGCCGTTCGCGTATATACGGTTTGTGACGAATCGAG atatttGATTGTGAGGAATATTCCCGCGCTTGGATGTGGCGACGAGTTGTTGAAACTGTTTGCCACTTATGGAGACGTTGAAGA ATGTAAACCAATGGATGCAGAAGATTGTGAGCAATTCACTGATGTTTATTGGATCAAATTTCGACTCATCAGCAATGCCAG GTTTGCAAAGAGAAAATTGGATGAGTTTGTTTTCTTGGGGAACCGGTTGCAGGTCTCATATGCTCCTCAATTTGAGAGCCTTGATGACACTGAGGATAAGTTAGAAGGCAGAAGAAAGGAAGTCCTTGCAAGATTGAATA CTCCAAGATCTAAAGGGCATCCAGTTCATCACCTGTTCCCCGCCGGTGAGGCTCCATCGCTTGCTGGTTCATCTCAGCAGATTCCCAAGCAGATAAATTCAGGGCTGAG GGATGTTGGAGATTCAGAGTACAAGTCTCACGCTAATATTGCTCCAATAACAAGAGTATCATCTGACAAG GATTACTTCCCCTCACAGTCAATGAATCAGACAGTTAAAATGGTCAGGGACAAACTCAATAAG ATTCAATCAAGCACTGAGCATTTACAAGCTGAACCTGCATCCAAGAAAACAAGAGTGGACAATAGAAGAAGAATCTGA
- the LOC18609496 gene encoding BOI-related E3 ubiquitin-protein ligase 1, with translation MLGGNNSNPVLPSFLDENRFQYQTNASNQLQLFGSLPAGCTIDPVNFVGNDHLTSMIRPSKRGRETEDIQRQQKLQISLNYNVCQEEADRSASNPNPNAVSTGLRLSYDDDERNSSVTSASGSMTQGPSMILSLGDNVRSELDRQKEEFDQYIKIQEEHLTKGIRDMKQRHMASFLAAIEKGVSKKLREKDIELETTNRKNRELVERIKQVATEAQNWHYRAKYNESVVNVLKSNLQQAISQGAEQGKEGFGDSEVDDAASYVDPNNFLSIPVGAAKSFSRNHHGAKEQMICRACKAKEVSILLMPCRHLCLCKDCDVFINVCPVCQVMKTAGVQVYLS, from the exons ATGTTAGGAGGCAACAACAGTAATCCTGTGCTTCCCAGTTTCCTGGATGAGAATCGTTTTCAGTATCAGACTAATGCATCAAATCAACTGCAGTTATTTGGAAGTT TGCCAGCTGGGTGTACCATTGATCCTGtaaattttgttggaaatgaCCATCTCACTTCCATGATTCGGCCCAGTAAAAGAGGCAGGGAAACAGAAGATATTCAAAGGCAGCAAAAGCTACAAATTTCGTTGAATTATAATGTTTGTCAAGAGGAAGCTGACCGCTCAGCTAGCAATCCAAATCCTAATGCTGTGTCAACTGGGTTACGGCTAtcatatgatgatgatgaacgGAACTCATCTGTGACTTCTGCAAGTGGAAGCATGACACAAGGGCCATCAATGATCTTGTCACTTGGTGACAATGTTAGAAGCGAACTTGATCGTCAGAAAGAGGAATTtgatcaatatatcaaaattcag GAAGAGCACTTGACAAAGGGAATAAGAGACATGAAGCAAAGACACATGGCTTCTTTTCTTGCTGCTATCGAGAAAGGTGTCAGCAAGAAGCTTAGGGAGAAAGACATAGAACTAGAGACTACGAATCGCAAGAATAGGGAACTGGTTGAGAGGATAAAGCAGGTGGCTACAGAAGCCCAGAATTGGCACTACAGAGCAAAATACAATGAGTCGGTTGTTAATGTCTTGAAGAGCAACCTTCAGCAGGCAATCTCGCAGGGTGCTGAACAAGGGAAGGAAGGTTTTGGAGACAGTGAAGTTGATGATGCTGCCTCTTATGTCGATCCAAACAACTTTCTCAGCATTCCAGTTGGTGCTGCAAAATCCTTTTCCAGGAATCACCATGGCGCGAAAGAACAGATGATTTGCAGAGCATGCAAGGCAAAGGAGGTGTCCATTTTGTTGATGCCGTGTAGGCACCTGTGCTTATGTAAAGACTGTGATGTATTTATCAATGTTTGTCCTGTATGCCAGGTAATGAAAACCGCTGGTGTCCAAGTGTATTTATCCTAA